The genomic segment CATAACAATTATACAACTATTGTTTACAAAagatattttctaattaatgatagaaaagataaaatcataacTCAATTACCTCATAAAATTTTGTAAATCCAAGACTCAATggaagaatttttttaacataaaatttacaTCTAACATTTATATAGTAATAGATGTactgcataaaaataatattaaaaaccatggctctgataccaatctAGAATGGAAATGAAAACTTCAGTGCCATTTCAATTACTAGAACCAAAGTGATATTCCACAGTACGAACGTCTTTGTAAAGTACAAGataggagaagagaaagagagaattaTGTTCTTTCAATAATGAAAACTTACATCTACCTCCCTCTTTATATAAGTAGAGGAagcaattactttttttagtCCTCTAAATACTTGGACTAGGCCCATCCATCATGGGTGGACCGGACCTAACTCAATAACCAACATCGTCAATAGTTTTTATGAGCTCGAGTTGGATTATGCTAATTTTTTCAAGGAGTTAGGGAGGAAGGCATGGCATATAGGCCCGATTTCGCTATGCAATAGAGAATTTAAAGATAAAgcacaaaaaggaaagaaagcttTAATTGACAAACATGAGTGTTTGAAATGGCTTGACTCAAAGAAGCCTAATTCAGTTGTTTATATATGCTTTGGAACTGTAGCCATTTTCAGTGATTCTCAGCTAAAGGAGATTGTGTTGAAGTTTGCTTCAAGTTGCTGTCAAAGACTCTGCTTTTTCTGTTATGATTTTTCTGCAATAATAAAGAGTTGTCCTAGTCTCTAGGAGCTTGTTAatctgttagtttttttttgtttctatatatttttaaagatttcatGAACGACATGCAATCTATTCatttcattataaataaaatagtaataataatttgttggtTTAATTCTCTTCTACTTTCTTTCTTCACTTAAACACtttcatttggtatcagagcagttTTCTTGAGGGACCTGTAATGGAGGTTGAAGCAAGTTTTTCTCACATTTCTTCTCCTATCTTTAATGGAGAAAACTATCAACTCTGGGCAGTGAGAATGGAGACTTATTTGGAGGCTTTAGATCTTTGGGAGGCAATTGAAGAGGACTATGATGTTCCTCCATTACCGAATAATCCAACCATGGCCCAGATCAAGAGTCACAGAGAGAGGAAAACCAAGAAATCAAAAAGCAAAAGCATGTCTATTTGCTGCTATTTCAACAACTAttttcacaagaatcatgtCTCTTAAATTAGCAAAAGATGTTTGGGATTATCTGAAGAAAGAATATGCAGGAGATGAATGAATTTGCAGAATGCAAAGCCTAGAATTGATATGAGAGTTCGAGCTGCAAAGAATGAAAGAATCTAAGACCATAAAGGAATACTCAGATAGGTTGTTTGGAATAGTTAACAAAGTCAGGTTGTTGGGAATATCATTTACAGACTTTAGAATTGTTGAAAAAATTCTAGTTACAGTActagaaaaatatgaagtttcaattacTACATTGAAGAATACAAAAGATTTGTCTAAGATTACATTGGCAGAACTTTTAAATGCCTTACAAGCTCAGGAGCAAAGAAGACTTATGAGGTAAGCCCGTGTTACAGAAGGTGCTTTACAAGCCCAATATCTAGATTCTGATAAgaagttcttaaaaaaaaaaaaccaggctTCAAGCAGCAATAAAACTACAACCAGTCAATTTCAGAGCGAAGGAAAATTTATTCAGAGAATTTTTTCACCATGTCAACACTACAATAAGATAGGTCATTCACCATTTAAGTGCTGGAAGAGACCTGATGCAAGGTGTAGCAAATGTAACCAACTTGGACATGAAGCAATTATCTGCAAGACAAAAACTcagaaacaagaagaagatgctCAAGTTGCTAGTCAAGATGATGAAGATCAGATGTTTGTAGCCACGTGTTTTTCAGTTCAAACCTTCTCAAATCACTGACTGATTGATAGTGGTTGCATAAACCACATGGCTTTTGATAAAAGTCTCTTCAAAACTTCGCAATCTACTAAAGTTGCTAAAGTCAGAATTGAAAATGGTGATTGTATAGCAGTTAAAGGAAAAAGGACCATTGTTATCACAACAAACTCGGTACAAAAACAATTTCTGATGTTCTCTATGTAcctaatataaatcaaaattttttaagtGTTGGGCAATTAATAGAGAAAGATATAAAGGTGATTTTTGAAGATAAATCTTGTTATATATTTGATGTTGCtggctaaaaaaatattgcaagccAGTATGAGAGGCAAAAGTTTCTCATTTATACCATTTGAGGAGGAGCACACAGCTTTTTCAACAAAGCTAAATGACATAGAAGTATGGCATAAAAGGTTGGGACATTGTCATCAACAACATATGCTTAGTATAAAGAAGCATGATGTTGTAAAAGGTGTGCCTTCATTCACTGATCATTTACCAAATTGTAATGCCTATCAGTTTGGTAAGCAAAATAGGAAACCATTTCCAAAATCAACTTGGAGGTCTACACAGAAACTTCAATTAATCCATAATGATGTTGTTGGTCCTCTAAGCACACCTTCACTAAAAGGTAGTCGATATTACATTctctttattgatgatttcactAGAatgtgttggatttttttttatgaaatacaaGTCAGAAGTAGCTAGGATTTTTTGGAGATTCAAGAAGAAAGTGGAGAATCAAAGCAGCTGCAGAATTCAAGACATTCGCTCAGACAATGGTAAGGAATAtacttcattaaaattaaatctctaCTGTGAAGATGCTGGTATTGAACATTAATTCATTGCTCCTTACACTCCAAAACATAATGGAGTCAGTGAGAGGATAAACATATACATAATTGAGATGGTTAGATGCATGCTACATGAAAAGAATTTGCCAAAGATGTTTTGGGCAAAAGCAGCTAACACaactatttttcttcaaaatcgaCTTTCAACAAAATTGTTGGAAGAAAAGACACCTTTTGAAGTTTGGTATAATTACAAACCTTCACTAAGCTTTCCTAAAATCTTTGGCAATATATGTTTTGTTCATGTTCCACAAATCAAGAGGGACAAGTTTGACAAGAAGGCTATGTCGGGTATCTTTGTTGGCTATAGTACTGTTTCTAAAGCCTACAAAGTatatcatcatcaaactcaGAAGATGGCCATTACCAGGAATGTTCATTTCCATGAAAAAGAACAATGGGATTGGGGAGACTCGCAAAGAAATGAGTTGcttgaaaatcaaatcaaacctcAATTGTAGGATGAATCAATTGATGATTCACCAATCAAAGGCACCAGATCTCTTGAAGACATTTACCAAAGGAGTAATGTAGCAGTCTGCGAACCAAAAGGCTATGAAGAAGCTTAGCAGAACCCAAAGTGGCAgaaagcaatgcaagaggagataTCCATGATTAAAAAGAATTGCATATGGGAACTAGTTGACAGACCATCAGACAAAAATATCGTTGGTGTGAAATGGGTATTCAAGACCAAACTGAATGTAGATAGCACCATCAACAAACATAAAGCTAGGTTAGTTGTTACGGGGTATGGTCAGATTTTTTGTGTTGATTATTCAGATATATTTGTACCTGTAGCAAGAATGGATACTATCagatttttgtttattgtttctGTATATAAGAATTGGAAAGTATTCAAGTTAGATGTTAAATCAACCTTCTTAAATggcattctaaaaaaaaaaaattatgctgaAGAGCTAGTTGGGTTTataattcaagaaaaagaagacaaagtTTATCTGTTAAAAAATGCTTTCTATGGATTAAAAGAAGCACCTATAGCTTGGTATGACAGAAATAATGACTATTTGACAGTTTCTGACTTTCAAAAAAGCTTACCTGAAGCAACTCTCTCGCAATCCTGTTTTTATAAAGCTTATTTGCCAAGTAATTCTAGGGTAGGAAAAAAGTGAAATTGTGTTCGAGCATCATTGGAGCTCACACATTCATGAATGTATTACTAGTTCAAGGCTTCAAGCCTCTGCCGCCTTCAGGAATCAAGAAGTCGTCTTGAGTATATCACTCTTTTGTCTTCTACTTAGGGTCGTGATGTAAGAGCGTATGTCATAATAAAGAAGTCGTCTTGAGTGTTTTACGCTTGCAGGTGCAATACTGGGAGCTATTAATCACGGAATTGGGCaatcattaaatataatttgatcaATTCGGATCGATAACCATCttgaatgaattaaattattatccttatatatttagtaataaacaaagaaaaataagtgaaaaaaatataatgcagtAGTGGACGTTgttattctcttaatttttccgTAACTATCTTGCCACTTTTTACTTTTAAGGAAATTTGTTTTGTGCGGATCAAAAGTTCAGATTACTTCGTGACAGGAGCAATGACGTGTGTGTAGTTAAATAATACAACGTTAAGAGAAAAGGCTAGCATGGGCTGGAAATTTCGTAGCTCGAGAAAAATCTAGCTAGTTAAATAGCACTCTTGCATCAAAATCTCAGATGCCTAGACCTGTCTGTTTATAAATACCAATTCATGTCCAGGAAGATATTGGGTCCATAagcatagaaaaacaaaatcagctcaagcttttcttcatcttcatcgtcACTCCCATCTTTCACTGACAAATTCAtttcagttctttttttttcctacaaggCCAGATGGGTAGTTTGGGTCACCAATTGcacattttcttcttccccttcttcGCTCATGGCCACATGATACCATCCGTGGACATGGCCAAGCTTTTTGCTTCTCGAGGCATAAAGACAACTATCATCACCACTCCTCTAAACGCGCCTTTCTTTTcgaaaacaatccaaaaaaccAAAGAGTtgggttttgatattaatatctTAACCATCAAATTCCCTGTGGCAGAGGCAGGTTTGCCTGAAGGATATGAAAATACAGATGCCTTCATTTTCAGCGAAAATGCAAGGGAAATGACCATAAAGTTTATCAAGGCCACAACCTTGCTTCAAGCACCCTTTGAGAAGGTGCTACAAGAATGCCACCCTGATTGCATTGTTGCTGATGTGTTCTTTCCCTGGGCTACTGATGCTGCTGCCAAATTTGGAATTCCGAGGCTAGTGTTTCATGGCACTAGTAACTTTGCTTTTAAGTGCCTCAGAATGTGTGAGGCTTTATGAGCCACACAAGAAAGTTTCATCAGATTCCGAACCTTTCGTGGTGCCTGATCTTCCTGGTGATATAAAGTTGACAAAGAAGCAACTGCCAGATGTTGTAAGAGAAAATGTTGAAAATGACTTTAGCAAGTTCTTGAAAGCATCTAAAGAAGCAGGATTGAGGAGCTTTGGTGTTGTTGTCAACAGCTTTTATGAGCTTGAGCCAGCCTACGCTGATTACTACAAGAAGGTCTTGGGCAGAAGGGCTTGGAATGTAGGCCCGGTTTCACTATGCAATAGAGACACTGAAGATAAAGCAGGAAGAGGAAAAGAAACCTCAATTGATCACCATGAGTGTTTGAAGTGGCTCGACTCAAAGAAACCAAATTCAGTTGTTTATATTTGCTTTGGAAGCACGACCAACTTCAGTGACTCTCAGCTTAAGGAGATTGCAGCAGGTCTCGAAGCTTCTGGTCAGCAGTTTATCTGGGTAGttagaagaaacaaaaagggTCAAGAAGACAAGGAAGATTGGTTACCTGAAGGATTTGAGGAAAGAATGGAAGGCATGGGACTAATTATCAGAGGATGGGCACCCCAAGTTTTGATTCTTGATCATGAAGCAATAGGGGCATTTGTGACTCATTGTGGATGGAACTCAACTCTTGAAGGCATAACTGCAGGGAAACCAATGGTTACATGGCCAATATTTGCTGAGCAATTCTATAATGAAAAGTTGGTGACTGATGTTTTGAAAACTGGAGTTGGTGTTGGAGTTAAGGAATGGCTTAGAGTGCATGGAGATCATGTTAAAAGTGAAGCTGTAGAGAAGACAATCACTCAAATTATGGTGGGTGAAGAGGCAGAGGAAATGAGGAGCAGAGCAAAGAAGCTAGGAGAAACGGCCAGGAAGGCTGTCGAAGAAGGTGGATCTTCTTCCTCTGATTTTAATGCTTTGATTGAAGAGTTGAGGTGGCGTCGCCCCTGAAACAAGGCAGACAAGAGGAATGGTATTATGGCCGGCGCTTCACAGCGGgtgaataattttgtttttatgaaatgtaaggaataaataaatagtatagTGAGTGTTTATGGCAGTTGATCTCTCGATTCAAAGCGCAATTGTGGGTCCTAGAAATATGAGTACCTAGAGGTATTTTGGGTTTTGCACCCAGCAACATACAAATACCGAATTGGTCCTGCACTTTGcaagaaattattaataatattaattataataaaaataataatatttataacacaaataataattttttaatatttatacaattaattataataaaaataataatgtttatgacacaaataatattattttttatatgaatattaagaattataataaaaatactaatatttatCACATAAATAATCATATTAAGAATTCCAAGGAtgattataatacaaataataatattttttatatcaacactttgagttgtaataaaaataataatatttataatacaaataacaatatttgttatttgaacactttgaattataagagaaataataatatttataacacatattattatattaagaaaacCGACATGGGGTTGAGCGTGGACGCGTGTAGTTGCAACAAGGACTTGGACATGGTCGCGTCCACAACCAACGTGGACGTGTCCAGACCCAACGTGGAGGGTTAGGCGCGAACGCGTCCAGGTTCACCATATGGTTAGGCGTGGACGTGTTCAGGCTTAACGTGGGGTTGGACGGGGACGCTTTTAGACCCAACATGGATTTGAGCGCGGTCACGTCTAAACCTAATGTAGAGCTGGTCGTGGAGCGTGCAGACCCAACATGTGGTTGGATACGGATTCATCCAGACCAAACATGACTGTATTGCAACGAAAATGAACAAACAATggtaaatttttaaagtatttaatgCTCCATCATGATCTCGCTTACGAAAGTCAAATAGTTTCTAAGCCCAAAGAAAAAGTAAGGCACAATGTTTTGTTCtaagatttttttggaaaaagtattgatgatttgagttttaatatgttatataaaaaattgaccaAACAATCCATGTgatataaactatatatttataaaagataatattttgaatattcatactgttaattataataaaaataataatatttataacacaaataatactattttttatattaatatttagaattataataaaaataataatatttatcacataaataattatattaagagtTACAAGGGtgattataacacaaataataatattttttatatcaatactttgagttataataaaaataataatatttataatacaaataacaatattttttatttgaacactttgaattataagaaaaataataatatttataacacatattattatattaagaaaacagACATGAGGTTGGGCGTGGACGCGTCCAGGTCCAACATAGGGTTGGACACGGACGTGCCTAAACCCAACGTGGGGTTGGAAGCGGTTGCGTCCAGACCCAACGTAATGTTGGGTGGGGACGAGTCCATGGCCAACATGGAGGTGGtgtgtttgggagtgtgatAACAGTTgcttttcaatgtgtttttcatttcaaaacatatgtaaaataatgttttttatttttaaaaatcatttttgatatcagcacatcaaaatgatatgaaaacatcaaaaaaatattaagttgaagcaaaaaaaataaaaaaaaattaattttttttaaaatgcttccATAACGCAATGTCAAACACTTCAACAATCAGTACAAAAAACCTAAATCCAACCACCTAAATAAACCTCAataatagtctttttttttgttaaataaatataCACTTCTATTTgtattaattctaaaatatcTTATAATTCTTTccttattaaaactaaaattctttCAATGCAAAAATTCTTAATGAAAACTtacctaattaataaaattcatctaaTATTAGAAtttctaaatagtaaaatactaattaaactaaaaGTTATCATctaaataggaaaaagaatccAAATACATCAAGGTAAATAATGGCAATCCCACATAGTAACTTCCAAgccttatttgaaaatatttcttatttgtgGTCATCaagaaattttaacccaataaCTTCAAAGTCTTCTGTTAAAATTTTAGCTCGATTCAATagtcaaattaaaagttatgcttAATTTTCTAAACTACATCCTAGACTCTTCTTAAAActctttaaaatctaaaaatcttaaccattaatgaaataatataataaacattaaaatgtcaagaatattgaataaatttctccATGTTAGTCCCCTCTACTTCTATAATACACGCCATCGAGTTATTTGTCAAGAATTGAATACTTTCACTCCAAATgaacaaatatttcaaatataacaTTGTAGCTAATATATTCACAATATAGCATGTTCTTAATCGGTGAGCTTCAAATATTTAATGTTATAGTTTTCGTTTCTATAAAGTCCACTTATAGTTccttctcatatattttttcttcgaGCTTGACCTCATCATCATTTATGACTTTCAATACTTCAACATTTGAATATAAAGAAACTTCaagataatatttgaaaataattttaggaGAATTCTCAGAATTCCGCATGTCTTATATGTCTTTGTTTGCAAGAGCTTCATCTATGACCAAAAGATCATCATTTGCCACTGGCTTCTTCAATTTAAGATCAAACAGCTAAAATTATTTGTCAACACCCTCTTTGATCACGTTTTCATCAATATGATTAGATAACTTTGAAAATTTGCTTTCATCAAACTCCTTTATGTTTTTCCACCTTGCCTTTTGACAAGGTTGCatataagataaataataataataataataatgtatttgtttatctatcaaatataaaatcttttcaTAATCATCTTGtgtaaactttaaaattaatgaatgtCTCAAATCTTGCCAAGATGAAATTAAACCTATTAGTCAACCCACATTAAATCTTTTCTTCGAAAATCCCCTATCATAGAATGGGTTGTAGTCTGTCTTGAGATAAATCTCCTCTTCACAATCCGTGTTTGTATTACCTATTAGTCAAGCTAGATCTATTATGGTTTGCTCTAAATGATTAAGCATTTATTCCTAACAATCTTGTTTCTGCTCCTAAGTCCGCATAGCGCCCCAAAAGGTCTCCAGTCTTGCATCACGGAGTGGGTTGCTACATCTTTGTCCATCAAAGAGGCCAACttactctgataccaattgatgTAGCGTATAATAAGACTAAAAGTTAGGATTCTTAAACCTTAAGGTTATAAGATCTAAGCTGTagagaaatttagagaaaactATCTGGTGTTTTATAAAATCCTAACAATagtctttttcttaaaataaacatgacacatttgtttataatattcctaaaATCCTTTATATGAAAGGattcctaattaaaattaaaatccttttgtttgaaatgattcttaattaaaaactcaTCAAGGTTACAAGATCTAAGCTGTagagaaatttagagaaaactATCTGGTGTTTTATAAAATCCCAACAATagtctttttcttaaaataaacatGACACATTTGTTTATATTATTCCTAAAATCCTTTATATGAAaggatttctaattaaaactaaaatccttTTGTTTGAAAGgattcttaattaaaacttacatAATTAATAGAACTCATCAAGCATTAGgatttataaatagtaaaagattaattaaactaaaagtcataatttaaatagaaaaaataattcaaatacaacaagataaataaaaacaattacctACAATAACTTTTGAGCTTTATTTAAAGGTCTTTCCAATCCGcgatcttgatgaaattataatttagtagAAAACACGgccatcaaattttttttatcaaaattttagattgacctaaaggtcaaattaaacattatatgattaatttatcaaattgcaTCTTGTACTCTTCTTAAACtctttcaaatctaaaaatctTAAGCAAAATAATGCATTAAGCATTATTATGTCAAAAACATAGAAGAAATTTCCCCACGTCACTAAAGGCCCAGAAAATCTTGATTTGGTCACTAATCAAGAAACTCGCAATAAATTCTTTGTGCTCTAAATATGCTTCAATAGCTTCTGGAGCAAGTTATATGAGAGTTGCATCCACTTGGACTTGCTGCAGACCTTTTCTTTCCATCGGCTGCGTATGAAGCATACAAGTTTAGGGTTCCGGGATTAGTCTTTCATGGCACTAGCTTCTTCAGCCTGTGTCGAATAGCATGCATTAGGCTATATCACCTCACACCAAGGTATCCTCTGACACCGAACTGTTCACTTTGTCTGGTTTGCCAGATCCAGTTATGTTTACATGATTGGAGCTCCCAGATTATTTAAGATTAGAGTTCACAAATGAGTAAGAAACAAATTGCATGAAAGAGATAAAACTGAGAAggtaaaaatacttaaaatgcAGCTTCTCTATTATTTTCACTGATCTCTGTTACAGGGGagttagaatatatatatacatatattacaTAGTGCCTTTGACAGCTGGTGTAACTGAATAGCAGTTACTAGTTACAGCTGTTGTAACTGAATATCTGTTATAACTGTTATAACAGATATTCAGTT from the Populus nigra chromosome 1, ddPopNigr1.1, whole genome shotgun sequence genome contains:
- the LOC133673215 gene encoding scopoletin glucosyltransferase-like; amino-acid sequence: NIKTIKFPAVEVGLPEGCENTDSITSHETKREMTKKLFMATTMLQQPLEKLLQECHPDCLIADMFLPWTTDAVAKFGIPRLVFHGISCFSLCTSDCLNKYMPYKKSSSNSELFVVLELPGDIKFRSKHLPEYMKQNVETDFTRLIQKVRESSVKIFGIIVNSFYELELDYANFFKELGRKAWHIGPISLCNREFKDKAQKGKKALIDKHECLKWLDSKKPNSVVYICFGTVAIFSDSQLKEIVLNFLEGPVMEVEASFSHISSPIFNGENYQLWAVRMETYLEALDLWEAIEEDYDVPPLPNNPTMAQIKSHRERKTKKSKSKSMSICCYFNNYFHKNHVS